In Novosphingobium resinovorum, the following are encoded in one genomic region:
- a CDS encoding pyridoxamine 5'-phosphate oxidase family protein: protein MSFLDETMKQFLAVQLPIQSTVSKEGLPDIGPKRSLRVYDDKTLIYNENTGGQTLQNILDGSKMAVAVIDRDALDGYRFIGRPEVFSEGDAFDNAVAFADTAGMKTPKFAVLIHIEDIFTLRSGPTAGTRLAA, encoded by the coding sequence ATGAGCTTTCTCGACGAAACCATGAAGCAATTCCTTGCCGTCCAGCTGCCGATCCAGTCCACGGTGAGCAAGGAAGGCCTCCCTGACATCGGCCCCAAGCGCTCGCTTCGCGTTTATGACGACAAGACGCTTATCTATAACGAAAACACCGGTGGCCAGACGCTGCAGAACATCCTCGACGGATCGAAGATGGCCGTCGCGGTGATCGATCGCGATGCGCTCGACGGCTATCGTTTCATCGGACGGCCCGAAGTCTTTTCCGAGGGCGATGCCTTCGATAACGCCGTCGCTTTCGCCGACACGGCCGGGATGAAGACGCCGAAATTCGCCGTGCTCATCCATATCGAGGACATCTTCACGCTCCGCTCCGGCCCGACCGCGGGAACCAGACTGGCGGCCTGA
- a CDS encoding MFS transporter — protein sequence MALALPEYEADSADGPATWTSGGLFTVAFLGVTAGVQMSDRGLQSILLSAIQDSFRVGDATIGALQGLAGVLVGSAVAVPLARLADRLSRKKVLLGLIAGWTCLMALSALAPDFPLFFVGRAASGVTEFAMIPIVYSMIPDIAPDRHRVTANLCFAALMAAGASAGFYFGDVIVQMARQTIPLAMEPWRKALLLLSFAGAPLFALGLLTHDPARQIAPSDPGGRSAALGPFLRERWQAVGLFVGVAGSLMIAVQALNPLIALALERRFDADLGKVGHAMGVVTLVTSIGCLPVAGVLDRTLRSRFGLAARPLIMGAGALCAVPCSALLIVIDSVGAALWVVAFFLFVTCTANALVPTMLQDLTPATLRARSFAIWSFVVSVFCAIGPLAAGALSDLLLGGRLLTAIAVTAIPALLLSTACAARSIATARRFLKSQPT from the coding sequence ATGGCGCTGGCACTGCCGGAGTACGAGGCCGATAGCGCCGATGGACCGGCGACATGGACTTCCGGCGGCTTGTTCACCGTCGCCTTTCTCGGCGTGACGGCGGGTGTCCAGATGAGCGACCGGGGCCTTCAGTCGATCCTGCTCTCGGCGATCCAGGACAGTTTTCGGGTCGGGGATGCGACGATCGGGGCGCTTCAGGGCCTTGCCGGTGTCCTTGTCGGCAGCGCGGTCGCCGTACCGCTGGCCAGGCTCGCGGATCGCCTGTCGCGCAAGAAAGTGCTGCTCGGCCTGATCGCGGGCTGGACGTGCCTCATGGCCCTGAGCGCACTGGCGCCCGATTTTCCGCTGTTCTTCGTAGGCCGCGCGGCTTCGGGCGTAACCGAGTTCGCGATGATACCGATCGTGTACTCGATGATCCCCGACATCGCGCCGGATCGGCATCGCGTGACGGCCAATCTGTGCTTCGCTGCGCTGATGGCTGCCGGAGCGAGCGCCGGCTTCTACTTCGGCGACGTGATCGTCCAGATGGCCCGACAAACGATACCCCTGGCCATGGAGCCGTGGCGCAAGGCGCTGCTGCTGTTGTCTTTCGCCGGTGCCCCGCTCTTTGCCCTCGGCCTCCTGACTCACGACCCGGCGCGCCAGATCGCGCCGTCGGACCCAGGAGGGAGGTCGGCCGCGCTCGGACCCTTTCTGCGTGAGCGGTGGCAGGCCGTGGGTTTGTTCGTCGGCGTTGCGGGAAGCCTGATGATCGCGGTGCAAGCGCTCAATCCGCTGATTGCGCTGGCGCTGGAGCGACGCTTCGATGCGGACCTCGGCAAGGTCGGCCATGCCATGGGGGTGGTCACGCTCGTGACCTCGATCGGTTGCCTGCCGGTGGCGGGTGTGCTCGACCGGACGCTGCGGAGCCGTTTCGGTCTGGCGGCACGTCCGTTGATCATGGGCGCGGGTGCCTTGTGCGCGGTGCCGTGCTCCGCTTTGTTGATCGTGATAGACAGCGTGGGCGCGGCGCTGTGGGTGGTGGCGTTTTTCCTGTTCGTCACCTGCACCGCGAACGCCCTGGTTCCGACCATGTTGCAGGATCTGACCCCGGCCACGCTACGCGCGCGCAGCTTTGCCATCTGGAGCTTCGTGGTATCGGTGTTCTGCGCGATCGGTCCCCTGGCTGCGGGCGCGTTGTCGGACCTGCTGCTTGGTGGACGTCTGCTGACCGCGATCGCCGTCACGGCGATTCCTGCATTGTTGCTTTCGACTGCCTGCGCTGCGCGCTCGATAGCGACTGCGCGTCGCTTTTTGAAGTCTCAGCCGACATGA
- a CDS encoding cytochrome-c peroxidase, whose amino-acid sequence MSAIALALASPSPGSRADPGDGEVATLRALYAGQPDSWPRPWLEPGAHFAEFGPVPSLPTPQVPEEIALGQRLFEEPRLSGSRQIACASCHNAELGFTDGLRTSFGHDRKRGRRNASSLIAAAWTHGLFWDGREATLEGQVLGPLSDPLEMAGSRKRIERWINREASYRDAFAERIGARRIRLGDIAGMIAAYERSLTPPRNRWDRVFTQGVSAFSDQQLRGLHLFRTKAGCANCHSGPLLTDNRFHNLGLSFYGTERQDLGRWNVTGRPEDVGAFRTPTLRGLIHTRPYMHNGFFPFLEPVVMFYSGGGGPNDAVQAPGEAAPPPQADPLLKPRDLTREEREALVAFLQAL is encoded by the coding sequence ATGTCAGCGATTGCCCTGGCCCTTGCTTCGCCATCGCCCGGATCGCGGGCCGACCCGGGCGATGGCGAAGTGGCAACATTGCGGGCGCTCTATGCCGGGCAGCCCGATAGCTGGCCGCGGCCCTGGCTTGAGCCGGGAGCGCATTTCGCCGAGTTCGGTCCGGTCCCATCCCTGCCTACGCCTCAGGTCCCCGAAGAAATAGCGCTTGGGCAGAGACTGTTCGAAGAGCCGAGGCTTTCCGGATCGCGGCAGATCGCCTGCGCATCCTGCCACAATGCAGAGCTTGGTTTCACCGATGGCCTGCGCACCTCATTCGGGCATGATCGCAAGCGCGGGCGGAGGAACGCATCATCGCTCATTGCCGCTGCATGGACTCATGGACTGTTCTGGGACGGGAGGGAGGCGACCCTTGAAGGCCAGGTCCTGGGACCGCTCTCCGATCCTCTCGAAATGGCTGGAAGCCGCAAGCGGATCGAGCGATGGATCAATCGCGAGGCCAGCTATCGCGACGCTTTTGCCGAACGGATCGGCGCGCGCCGCATCAGGCTCGGCGACATTGCCGGAATGATCGCCGCCTACGAACGCAGCCTGACCCCGCCGCGCAATCGCTGGGACCGCGTGTTCACCCAAGGGGTTTCGGCGTTCAGCGACCAGCAGTTGCGGGGGCTTCACCTGTTCCGCACCAAGGCGGGCTGCGCGAACTGCCACAGCGGCCCGCTGCTGACTGACAACCGGTTCCATAATCTGGGGCTGAGCTTCTACGGCACCGAGCGCCAGGACCTGGGGCGCTGGAATGTCACAGGGCGTCCCGAGGACGTCGGCGCGTTCCGCACGCCGACGCTGCGCGGACTGATCCATACGCGGCCCTACATGCACAACGGCTTCTTCCCGTTTCTCGAGCCGGTCGTGATGTTCTATTCCGGCGGCGGCGGTCCTAACGACGCGGTGCAGGCGCCCGGCGAGGCCGCGCCGCCGCCACAGGCCGACCCCCTGCTCAAACCCCGCGATCTTACGCGCGAGGAGCGTGAGGCGCTGGTCGCATTCCTGCAGGCGCTGTAA
- a CDS encoding TonB family protein, which translates to MAYRQSPADRLRGLSITLLLHVCAGGALLVGWSFAAAPPPLRAPLTVIDLAAPASPPQPEQETPKDAPEPVEQQDPVPPVPQRIEVPQAAIALAPSLPAARPVDAPQPRPAQAEAAAPKAIEVPPAVTVSSNAPDSWEGRVLARLASRKRYPATARARREQGVAWVRITMDRRGRVLAVALAQVSGSSALDREALALPHRADPLPEPPKERGGETLDLVVPVEFMLPR; encoded by the coding sequence ATGGCCTATCGCCAATCCCCGGCTGACCGCCTGCGCGGCCTGTCGATCACGCTCCTCCTGCACGTTTGTGCGGGGGGAGCGTTGCTCGTCGGCTGGTCTTTCGCGGCGGCCCCGCCGCCGCTGCGTGCTCCGCTGACGGTGATCGATCTTGCCGCGCCTGCATCCCCGCCGCAGCCCGAGCAGGAAACACCCAAGGATGCCCCGGAGCCAGTGGAGCAGCAGGACCCGGTGCCGCCGGTGCCCCAGCGGATCGAAGTGCCGCAGGCGGCGATCGCCCTGGCGCCATCCTTGCCAGCGGCGCGCCCCGTCGATGCACCGCAACCCCGCCCCGCACAGGCGGAGGCCGCAGCGCCCAAGGCGATCGAGGTGCCGCCCGCCGTCACCGTATCCTCCAACGCACCCGACAGCTGGGAGGGCCGCGTCCTCGCCCGGCTTGCCAGCCGCAAGCGCTACCCGGCGACAGCCCGCGCGCGGCGCGAGCAGGGCGTTGCGTGGGTGCGCATCACCATGGACCGCCGGGGCCGTGTGCTTGCGGTGGCATTGGCACAAGTATCGGGCAGTTCGGCGCTCGACCGCGAGGCCCTTGCGCTGCCGCACCGTGCGGACCCGCTGCCCGAACCGCCGAAGGAGCGCGGCGGAGAAACCCTGGACCTCGTGGTCCCCGTCGAGTTCATGCTGCCGCGTTGA
- a CDS encoding TonB-dependent receptor, translating into MTIKSRGGLRPRRDGLRLALLAAALGTSMIALAAPVQAQEASQSAGTRFDIPAQPLASAINMFGRQSGLQVTADATLVNGVRSQAIQSEMPALTALSHMLYGTGITWRMAGNAVVLIAAPRGADGAVQLGSVRVEAASMDGAGTYAGSPDLPPAYAGGQVATGGQLALLGNVSVMDTPFNVTNYTSQLIENQNSRSLLDVLDNDPSIRASGARDGETTTVIMRGFELTGREVLVNGMFGASDTRGTMIEAVERVEVHKGPSAMLNGVSPWGSSYGGSINYVLKRAGDAPLNRVTATYASESQFGANLDVSRRFGVNKGFGVRVNAVYRDGATDVDYTNNRSAMLAAGLDYRSDDLRVTIDLGHQDRLLKGGWSSTRIGSRVAVPKAPDARTNSKQKWEFWDGQNDYAIGRIEYDFAPGWTAAAAYSRNQSDELYIQVIDSITNVDGTKSGFPYWIPARSRNESYEGSIKGKFDTGPVSHSLSVIASANNAKRGQLNYYIANCTTGCAASNIYTPIYYPAPDTSALSKDAGRLTSQYDYEGQAVADIMSMADDRVVLMVGARRQKVGQKTFSTAGDLTRRYNRNRVSPSVGLVVKPVENLSVYASYIESLNPGGIASSYYANAGDIFMPFVTDQYEAGVKYDLGTFTVTADVFQIAVPSAVEVASTTGGSPTLEYDGLQRNRGIELNLFGQPFDHLRLLGGVMYLDAEMTKTEGGLNDGRRARGSPEFNANLGAEWDVAMVPGLTVTGRVVYTSREYIDLTTTNARSIPAWTRVDAGIRYAFEAAGRPMQVRLTADNLFDRNYWAAASRGVLTMGAPRSIRASLAIDF; encoded by the coding sequence ATGACAATCAAATCGCGTGGCGGGCTGCGTCCCCGCCGTGATGGCCTGCGCCTTGCGCTGTTGGCGGCTGCGTTAGGGACGAGCATGATCGCGCTCGCCGCGCCGGTGCAGGCACAGGAAGCATCGCAGTCGGCAGGCACACGCTTCGATATTCCCGCGCAGCCGCTTGCGAGCGCGATCAACATGTTCGGGCGGCAATCGGGGCTGCAGGTCACGGCGGACGCCACGCTCGTAAACGGCGTGCGCAGCCAGGCGATCCAGAGCGAGATGCCCGCGCTCACGGCGCTCAGCCACATGCTGTACGGCACCGGTATCACCTGGCGCATGGCGGGCAATGCCGTCGTGCTCATCGCGGCGCCGAGGGGCGCGGACGGCGCCGTCCAACTGGGATCGGTGCGTGTCGAGGCCGCCTCCATGGACGGCGCAGGTACTTACGCGGGATCACCTGATCTTCCCCCAGCCTATGCAGGCGGCCAAGTCGCAACGGGCGGACAGCTTGCCCTGCTGGGCAATGTCAGCGTGATGGACACGCCGTTCAACGTCACCAACTACACCAGCCAACTGATCGAGAACCAGAACAGCCGCAGCCTGCTCGACGTGCTCGACAACGATCCCTCGATCCGCGCAAGCGGCGCGCGCGACGGCGAGACCACCACGGTCATCATGCGCGGTTTCGAGCTGACGGGGCGCGAAGTGCTCGTCAACGGCATGTTCGGCGCTTCCGACACGCGCGGGACGATGATCGAGGCGGTCGAGCGGGTCGAAGTCCACAAGGGGCCGAGCGCGATGCTCAACGGCGTCAGCCCCTGGGGCTCGTCCTATGGCGGCTCGATCAACTACGTACTCAAGCGGGCCGGTGATGCGCCGCTCAACCGCGTGACGGCGACATATGCCTCGGAAAGCCAGTTCGGCGCCAATCTCGACGTGTCGCGTCGGTTCGGCGTGAACAAGGGCTTCGGCGTGCGCGTCAACGCGGTCTACCGCGACGGTGCCACCGACGTCGACTACACGAACAACCGCTCGGCCATGCTCGCCGCCGGGCTCGACTACCGCAGCGACGACTTGCGCGTGACGATCGACCTCGGCCATCAGGACCGCCTGCTCAAGGGCGGCTGGAGCAGCACCCGTATCGGCTCGCGCGTGGCCGTGCCCAAGGCGCCCGATGCGCGGACCAACTCCAAGCAGAAGTGGGAGTTCTGGGACGGCCAGAACGACTACGCCATCGGCCGCATCGAATACGACTTCGCGCCCGGCTGGACGGCCGCTGCCGCCTATAGCCGCAACCAGTCGGATGAACTCTACATCCAGGTGATCGACAGCATCACCAACGTGGACGGCACCAAGAGCGGCTTTCCCTACTGGATCCCGGCGCGCAGCCGAAACGAGAGCTATGAGGGCTCGATCAAGGGCAAGTTCGATACCGGGCCGGTCTCGCACAGCCTTTCGGTGATCGCCTCGGCCAACAATGCAAAGCGCGGCCAGCTGAACTACTACATCGCGAACTGCACCACCGGTTGCGCGGCCTCGAACATCTACACCCCGATCTATTACCCGGCGCCCGATACCAGCGCCTTGAGCAAGGATGCCGGGCGCCTGACGTCCCAGTACGACTACGAGGGGCAGGCCGTCGCCGACATCATGAGCATGGCCGATGACCGTGTCGTGCTGATGGTCGGCGCGCGGCGGCAGAAGGTGGGGCAGAAGACCTTCTCGACCGCCGGTGACCTGACCCGGCGCTATAATCGCAACCGGGTGTCGCCTTCGGTCGGGCTGGTGGTGAAGCCGGTGGAGAACCTCTCGGTCTACGCCAGCTACATCGAATCGCTCAATCCGGGCGGCATCGCCAGCAGCTACTACGCCAATGCCGGCGACATCTTCATGCCCTTCGTCACCGACCAGTACGAAGCCGGTGTGAAGTATGATCTCGGCACGTTCACCGTCACCGCCGACGTGTTCCAGATCGCGGTGCCGAGCGCGGTCGAAGTGGCCAGCACCACCGGCGGTTCGCCAACGCTCGAATACGACGGCCTGCAGCGCAATCGCGGCATCGAGCTGAACCTGTTCGGCCAGCCCTTCGACCACCTGCGGCTGCTCGGCGGCGTGATGTACCTCGACGCGGAGATGACGAAGACCGAGGGCGGGCTCAACGACGGACGCCGCGCACGCGGTTCGCCGGAGTTCAACGCCAACCTCGGCGCCGAATGGGACGTGGCGATGGTGCCGGGCCTGACCGTGACCGGCCGCGTCGTCTACACCAGCCGCGAGTACATCGACCTCACGACCACCAACGCGCGCAGCATCCCGGCCTGGACCCGCGTAGATGCCGGTATCCGCTATGCCTTCGAGGCGGCAGGACGGCCGATGCAGGTCCGCCTGACCGCAGACAACCTGTTCGATCGCAATTACTGGGCGGCGGCGTCGCGCGGGGTGCTGACGATGGGTGCGCCGCGCTCGATCCGCGCGTCGCTCGCCATCGATTTCTGA
- a CDS encoding FecR family protein — protein MNPAPLSKETMDAAVGYLLDAQAAPEDTALRERIEAWLDETPEHRQAWTQARKAWAVLGDVERAQRAPSSTATVLPFTPRARSQPTYRRVMASLGALAASVALALAISPSLLLRLSADYATGTGQLRDVQLPDGTRVTLGARSAIDVDLTGNERRVRLVAGEAWFDVARDPAHPFVVASGRTETRVLGTAFEVRSSREQTQVGVARGHVRVSASGNSEDLLPGDRVLVDNASGAMREDKVPVASLAGWRDGYLFAENATVGEVVEEMRRYDKGWIVLADKALAARRITGLYDARRPAAALAAIVEPAGGSITRVTPYLTIIRAR, from the coding sequence ATGAACCCCGCCCCGCTTTCGAAGGAGACGATGGACGCTGCCGTCGGCTATCTCCTCGACGCGCAAGCCGCGCCGGAAGACACGGCGCTGCGCGAGCGCATCGAGGCGTGGCTGGATGAAACGCCCGAGCATCGGCAGGCATGGACGCAGGCGCGCAAGGCCTGGGCCGTGCTTGGCGATGTGGAGCGGGCGCAGCGGGCGCCGTCTTCTACGGCGACGGTACTGCCCTTTACCCCGCGGGCGCGATCGCAACCGACTTATCGCCGGGTCATGGCCTCGCTCGGCGCACTGGCGGCCTCGGTCGCACTGGCGCTTGCGATCTCGCCGTCGCTGCTGCTCAGGCTGAGCGCCGACTATGCCACCGGCACCGGCCAACTGCGCGACGTGCAATTGCCGGACGGGACGCGGGTGACGCTTGGCGCACGCAGCGCGATAGACGTGGACCTGACCGGCAATGAGCGGCGTGTCCGACTGGTCGCGGGCGAGGCATGGTTCGATGTGGCGCGCGATCCCGCCCATCCCTTCGTCGTCGCCAGCGGACGCACCGAAACACGTGTGCTGGGCACGGCATTCGAGGTCCGCTCCAGCCGGGAGCAAACGCAGGTCGGTGTCGCCAGAGGGCATGTGCGCGTCAGCGCGAGCGGCAACAGCGAGGACCTGCTTCCCGGCGACCGCGTCCTTGTCGACAATGCAAGCGGCGCGATGCGCGAGGACAAGGTGCCGGTCGCTTCGCTCGCGGGATGGCGCGATGGCTATCTCTTCGCCGAAAATGCGACGGTCGGAGAGGTCGTCGAGGAAATGCGGCGCTATGACAAAGGCTGGATCGTCCTTGCCGACAAGGCGCTGGCCGCCCGCCGCATCACGGGTCTGTATGATGCTCGCAGACCGGCAGCAGCGCTTGCCGCGATCGTCGAGCCTGCCGGTGGTTCGATCACCCGCGTCACCCCCTACCTGACGATCATTCGGGCGCGCTGA